The Choloepus didactylus isolate mChoDid1 chromosome 15, mChoDid1.pri, whole genome shotgun sequence genome segment TACTTTGGTTCCGGGGGAATGATAACACCAGAAGCCCCTGCATTTGCCAGGACCCCAGGCTTGGGAAGGGCCTGCTGAGTTGCTGATGTCTCTATGCTTTCCTTCCTCAGAGCTCCCAAGATGGGCACCCCAGCCTCGGTGGTGAGTGAGCCGCCCTCCTGGCAGGCCCCAACTGTGGCCCGGGGCCGCAAACAGGCCTCAGCCAACATCTTTCAGGATGCTGAGCTCCTGCAGATCCAGGCCCTGTTTCAAAGCAGTGGGGACCAGCTGGCTGAGGAACGGGCACAGATCATCTGGAAGTGTGCAGGGGACCACCGGGTGGCGGAAGCCTTGAGGAGGCTGCGTAGGAAGAGGCCCCCAAGGCAGAAACCCCTGGGCCATGTGCTCCACCACTGCGGCGGGCTCAAGTAGGTTCCTGAGACCGGAGGgctgagggaaggagagagctAATGGTGCTGCTTGACAGTTTTCTGGCTGAGCTAGTCTTGGCCTCACTGTGAAGTTCCTAATGTTGCATTTGTTGTAAGGTCTACACAGTACCATCCAGTGGGTTGGCACTCAACACATTGCTGTTACTATTCGAGTTATCTATGGCCCAGTGAACTCTTATGCATGTTATCCTATGGGGTGGGGTGCCTAGGTCCTAGCAACACCATCTCACTCTGCAGTGATTCTCAGCCAGGTAAGAAACAGTATTTGAAAGCCAAAAATTCCATCGTAGAATGCCAAAATCCAAAAATAAGCTTGGTTAGACAATCTTGGCTGGTATGGTTACAAAGACTAGCAAAGTACTATAGAGGCATGGGTTAAAAATTAAGAGACTTGGCCTTAAGGAGATAGCATCTTTCCCTAATACCCCACCTCTCTGCTTAGGTCATTGCCAGCCCTAAGAACAGTGATCCGCAAGAGACCGAGCTGAACAGCGTGGCCTAAACCTATCACTGTGGGTTACACTCTGGGCTCCATTCTTCTGGTTGCCTTCTCTGGGGCCCACAATCAGAACTTTACATTTGAATGGGCCTTCTGAGATCATCTGGTCCTGAGATGTCAAATCAGCTGCATTGCTTGTATCAACTCCAATTGATTAATAATTACTGTTTAAAAGACCCTGCTAAGAAGGATACTTGGTCTCTCTGGTCTCTTGGGTAGATGGGAAGAAGAGTATTATGACTGATTAATGATTCTGTCATAAACACAGGATAAGAAGTTGGAGAAATGTTGAGTTTCACACACTCTGATCTAATCCAACAGCAGAGGAATATGAAAGATTTGCCTAATGCTCtcgggatgggggtggggtggtggacaGAAACAAAGACGAGGGCCCTTGTCTCATTTTGCCTAGGACAGTGTGCCTTGAAGTCCATCCTGTCTaaaatctctttagtactcaTTCTACCCTGTTGATATTGGCTTGTCATATACTTGTTCCCTGCAGAATCCCAGAGCCCTACTCTCAACTGGCCAGCCCAGAGAGCAGTACCACGGAGACAACTACCAGTGAGCAGCATTTGAATTCTAGGAGGACAAGTGCCAGGATCCGCCAGAACTGgaggaagtcaggtcccacaagCTATCTCCATCAGATTAGACACTGATCCAGAGAAGGGGTCAGGAATGGAAGCGTCTTCCCCAGGAACTATAGGGATTTCTGCCAAAAAGGTccagggaggtggaggaggaagagaCTTAATGTGGGCAGCCCCACACAGGTATATGAAAGGAAAAGACCGTTGCCACTGGCTTACTCAAGTCATAACAGGATTGGAGGTTTCCACTGGGCCGTATGTTATTTAGGATCCATTC includes the following:
- the AVPI1 gene encoding arginine vasopressin-induced protein 1, with the protein product MGTPASVVSEPPSWQAPTVARGRKQASANIFQDAELLQIQALFQSSGDQLAEERAQIIWKCAGDHRVAEALRRLRRKRPPRQKPLGHVLHHCGGLKIPEPYSQLASPESSTTETTTSEQHLNSRRTSARIRQNWRKSGPTSYLHQIRH